The Novosphingobium sp. PP1Y genome segment CGTTAGCTAGCCGGGGCTCGGCCTGACGCTGCTCTTGCGTGCCGGCCAGAAAGAGGTCGGCCAGCTTCTCGCTTTCTCGCTCGGCCGCCCGCGTCCTGTCCTTACTCGCCAGAAACTCGGAGAGGGCGTTGGGGCCGGCCGCTTCAATCGCGATCTCTGCCGCCTCGACGAGCTTCTCCGCTTCCCCGTCCTTCTCGGCCATGTCGTCTTTGCGCAGACGCTCGGCGTCCTTGCGCTCGCGTTCGGCTTCCTCACGGCGTTGGCGTTCAACGGCTTCGCGCTCGGCAAACGACGGCTCATAGCCATTGACCTCTAGGCCTGAACGTGCCGCGGCCTGCCATACGGCCTTGCGAAAGTCCGGCGAGCCATCGACCGAGATGCCTTCCCAGCCATTGTGCTGCGCGAGCTTCACGAGGTTCTCGACCGTCTCGCGATCGTCGCGGTTGGCGACGATCCGTTCGTTCGAGATTTCGAGCGCTGGTGTCTGGGCATTGCCCGGCGTGAACATTCCGACCCGGCGCTCCGCTTCGGAGCGTCCCTCGACAGCGCGGATCTCGTAGCGCTTGGCA includes the following:
- a CDS encoding LPD7 domain-containing protein yields the protein MSEENSIAQAPRAAERDASQEPATQAAFSIPDNLAKRYEIRAVEGRSEAERRVGMFTPGNAQTPALEISNERIVANRDDRETVENLVKLAQHNGWEGISVDGSPDFRKAVWQAAARSGLEVNGYEPSFAEREAVERQRREEAERERKDAERLRKDDMAEKDGEAEKLVEAAEIAIEAAGPNALSEFLASKDRTRAAERESEKLADLFLAGTQEQRQAEPRLANALEAEAEMRRHLEAAFEGDGQRIEAVSQEGRQMISDVLRRGLDVSVREPTPVRQIEPVQTNQMER